In Streptomyces alboniger, the following are encoded in one genomic region:
- the priA gene encoding bifunctional 1-(5-phosphoribosyl)-5-((5-phosphoribosylamino)methylideneamino)imidazole-4-carboxamide isomerase/phosphoribosylanthranilate isomerase PriA → MSILELLPAVDVRDGQAVRLVHGESGSETSYGSPLEAALAWQRSGAEWLHLVDLDAAFGTGDNRELIAEVAGSLAADGIKVELSGGIRDDASLAAALATGCTRVNLGTAALETPEWVAKVIAEHGDKIAVGLDVRGTTLRGRGWTRDGGDLYETLERLDSEGCARYVVTDIAKDGTLQGPNLELLRDVCAATDRPVVASGGVSSLDDLRAISELVPLGVEGAIVGKALYAKAFTLEEALAAVASS, encoded by the coding sequence GTGAGCATCCTCGAACTCCTTCCCGCCGTCGACGTCCGCGACGGCCAGGCCGTACGCCTCGTCCACGGCGAGTCCGGCTCGGAGACCTCCTACGGCTCCCCGCTGGAGGCCGCCCTCGCCTGGCAGCGGTCGGGCGCCGAGTGGCTGCACCTGGTCGACCTGGACGCGGCGTTCGGCACCGGTGACAACCGTGAGCTGATCGCCGAGGTCGCAGGAAGCCTCGCGGCCGACGGCATCAAGGTCGAGCTGTCCGGCGGCATCCGCGACGACGCCTCGCTGGCCGCCGCCCTCGCCACCGGCTGCACCCGCGTCAACCTCGGCACCGCCGCCCTGGAGACGCCCGAGTGGGTCGCCAAGGTCATCGCCGAGCACGGCGACAAGATCGCGGTCGGTCTCGACGTACGCGGTACGACGCTGCGCGGCCGCGGCTGGACCCGCGACGGCGGCGACCTCTACGAGACGCTTGAGCGCCTCGACTCCGAGGGCTGCGCGCGCTATGTCGTCACGGACATCGCCAAGGACGGCACGCTCCAGGGCCCCAACCTGGAGCTGCTGCGCGACGTGTGCGCGGCCACGGACCGCCCGGTGGTCGCCTCCGGCGGTGTCTCGTCGCTGGACGACCTGCGCGCGATCTCCGAGCTGGTCCCGCTGGGCGTCGAGGGCGCGATCGTCGGCAAGGCGCTGTACGCGAAGGCGTTCACGCTCGAAGAGGCGCTCGCCGCGGTGGCGTCCTCATGA
- a CDS encoding histidinol-phosphate transaminase, with protein sequence MSDVRIDDLPVRDELRGKSPYGAPQLDVPVRLNTNENPYPLPEPLVERIAERVREAARDLNRYPDRDAVELRTELARYLTRTGGHEVTLANVWAANGSNEVIQQLLQTFGGPGRTAIGFEPSYSMHGLIARGTGTDWIPGPRHDDFTIDAEAATKAIAEHRPDVVFITTPNNPTGNTVPAETVLALYDAAQAAKPSIVVVDEAYVEFSHGDSLLPLIEGRPHLVVSRTMSKAFGAAGLRLGYLAAHPAVVDAVQLVRLPYHLSAVTQATALAALEHTDTLLGYVEQLKAERDRLVAELRATGYEVTDSDANFVQFGRFEGEGAAHEVWQKILDRGVLVRDNGVPGWLRVTAGTPDENDAFLDAVRELKKEQDA encoded by the coding sequence GTGAGCGACGTACGCATCGACGACCTCCCCGTCCGCGACGAGCTGCGCGGCAAGTCCCCCTACGGCGCGCCCCAGCTCGACGTACCCGTCCGCCTGAACACCAACGAGAACCCCTACCCGCTCCCCGAGCCGCTCGTCGAGCGCATCGCGGAGCGGGTCCGCGAGGCCGCCCGCGACCTCAACCGCTACCCCGACCGGGACGCGGTCGAGCTGCGCACCGAGCTGGCGCGCTACCTCACCCGCACCGGCGGTCACGAGGTCACGCTCGCCAACGTCTGGGCGGCCAACGGCTCCAACGAGGTCATCCAGCAGCTCCTCCAGACCTTCGGCGGGCCCGGCAGGACGGCCATCGGCTTCGAGCCGTCGTACTCGATGCACGGCCTGATCGCGCGCGGCACCGGCACGGACTGGATCCCGGGACCGCGCCACGACGACTTCACGATCGACGCCGAGGCGGCCACGAAGGCCATCGCCGAGCACCGGCCGGACGTCGTCTTCATCACGACGCCCAACAACCCCACGGGCAACACCGTTCCGGCCGAGACGGTCCTCGCGCTGTACGACGCCGCACAGGCCGCGAAGCCGTCCATCGTCGTGGTGGACGAGGCGTACGTCGAGTTCAGCCACGGCGACTCCCTGCTCCCCCTGATCGAGGGGCGGCCCCACCTCGTCGTCTCGCGGACCATGTCGAAGGCGTTCGGCGCGGCCGGTCTGCGCCTCGGCTACCTCGCCGCCCACCCGGCCGTCGTCGACGCCGTACAGCTGGTGCGCCTGCCGTACCACCTCTCGGCCGTCACCCAGGCCACCGCGCTCGCGGCCCTGGAGCACACGGACACGCTCCTGGGATACGTCGAGCAGCTCAAGGCGGAGCGCGACCGGCTCGTCGCCGAGCTGCGCGCGACGGGCTACGAGGTGACGGACTCCGACGCCAACTTCGTGCAGTTCGGGCGATTCGAAGGCGAAGGGGCTGCTCATGAGGTGTGGCAAAAGATCCTCGACCGGGGCGTCCTGGTCCGGGACAACGGCGTACCGGGATGGCTGCGGGTCACCGCCGGAACCCCCGACGAAAACGACGCGTTCCTCGATGCGGTACGCGAACTCAAGAAGGAGCAGGACGCATGA
- a CDS encoding oxidoreductase, giving the protein MWQAFRNGSVYDLRSGDAAVDDPHGGHPWGPERSVRARIVCWLLLDGPPALAGRVSSLKLAGVQITDVLDLAGGTVVPYTEMKHCRFEKEVVLPESRFATLRLVDCSIPRIEAARLHTEGDLHLPRCRVHNGIRLTDAQIGTDLLLNQAVVYRDRRGRSITGDGLAVGQDLQAEMMESHGELSLRGAKIGVSLSLRGSRLINQYGRHAFNAPQLTVERTLYLTPAAVGNPPQTSGMTPARGTRVQRFECEGGIRLDDGRFGDAIDFAQARFVLQNDQEISLRRVQTPELRFLGEAPQRGKVVLSGAKVVNLIDKAASWPGPGGLQMGGFTYENLVPLGSFPLSQRLSWVAAATAEYNPEPYEKLAAVLRNGGEDADAREVLLAKQRRRRETLPLAAKLWGYAQDWTVAYGYRPGRAAVWMAVLWAISAVAFSHADHPAIKPGEHPHWNPALFSLDLLLPVINLGQDSYWQLRGGWQWFSTALILLGWVLATTVAAGATRLLRRN; this is encoded by the coding sequence ATGTGGCAGGCCTTCCGCAACGGCAGCGTCTACGACCTCAGATCGGGCGACGCGGCGGTGGACGATCCGCACGGCGGGCACCCCTGGGGTCCCGAGCGCAGTGTGCGGGCGCGCATCGTGTGCTGGCTGCTGCTCGACGGGCCGCCGGCGCTCGCGGGCCGGGTCTCCTCGCTGAAGCTGGCGGGCGTGCAGATCACGGACGTGCTCGATCTCGCGGGCGGGACGGTCGTGCCGTACACGGAGATGAAGCACTGCCGCTTCGAGAAGGAGGTCGTGCTCCCCGAGTCCCGCTTCGCCACGCTGCGGCTCGTCGACTGCTCGATCCCGCGCATCGAGGCGGCCCGGCTGCACACGGAGGGCGATCTGCACCTGCCGCGCTGCCGGGTCCACAACGGCATCCGCCTCACCGACGCCCAGATCGGCACGGACCTGCTCCTGAACCAGGCGGTGGTCTACCGCGACCGGCGCGGCCGCTCGATCACCGGTGACGGCCTCGCCGTCGGGCAGGACCTCCAGGCCGAGATGATGGAGTCGCACGGCGAACTGAGCCTGCGCGGCGCGAAGATCGGCGTCTCGCTGAGCCTGCGCGGCAGCAGGCTCATCAACCAGTACGGGCGGCACGCGTTCAACGCCCCGCAGCTGACGGTCGAGCGCACGCTGTATCTGACCCCGGCCGCCGTCGGCAATCCGCCGCAGACCAGTGGCATGACGCCGGCGCGCGGCACGCGCGTGCAGCGCTTCGAGTGCGAGGGCGGCATCCGTCTGGACGACGGCCGGTTCGGCGACGCCATCGACTTCGCGCAGGCCCGCTTCGTGCTCCAGAACGACCAGGAGATCTCGCTGCGCCGCGTCCAGACGCCCGAGCTGCGCTTCCTCGGCGAGGCGCCGCAGCGCGGCAAGGTCGTCCTGTCCGGCGCCAAGGTCGTCAACCTCATCGACAAGGCGGCCAGCTGGCCCGGGCCCGGCGGCCTCCAGATGGGCGGCTTCACCTACGAGAACCTCGTCCCGCTGGGCAGTTTCCCGCTCTCCCAACGGCTGAGCTGGGTGGCGGCCGCGACCGCCGAGTACAACCCCGAGCCGTACGAGAAACTGGCCGCCGTCCTGCGCAACGGCGGCGAGGACGCCGACGCCCGCGAGGTCCTCCTCGCCAAGCAGCGCCGGCGCCGCGAGACGCTGCCGCTGGCGGCGAAGCTGTGGGGGTACGCGCAGGACTGGACGGTCGCGTACGGCTACCGCCCCGGCCGCGCGGCGGTCTGGATGGCCGTGCTGTGGGCGATCAGCGCGGTGGCGTTCTCGCACGCGGACCACCCGGCGATCAAACCGGGCGAACACCCGCACTGGAACCCGGCGCTCTTCTCCCTCGACCTGCTGCTGCCCGTGATCAACCTCGGCCAGGACAGCTACTGGCAGCTGCGCGGCGGCTGGCAGTGGTTCTCGACGGCGCTGATCCTGCTCGGCTGGGTCCTGGCGACGACGGTAGCGGCGGGCGCGACACGGCTGCTGCGGCGCAACTGA
- the hisD gene encoding histidinol dehydrogenase, translated as MISRIDLRGDALPEGPALRALLPRADFDVAAALEKVRPICEDVHHRGDAALIEYAEKFDGVRLDQVRVPASALKEALAGLDPVVREALEESIRRARTVHREQRRAPHTVQVVPGGKVTEKWVPVERVGLYAPGGRSVYPSSVIMNAVPAQEAGVASMALASPPQADFGGLPHPTILAACALLGIDEVYAVGGAQAVAMFAYGTETCAPANMVTGPGNIWVAAAKRYFTGRIGIDTEAGPTEIAVLADDTADPAHVASDLISQAEHDPLAAAVLVTDSVALADAVEKELAPQVAATKHVEDRIVPALSGRQSAIVLVDGLAEGLRVVDAYGAEHLEIQTADAAAVADRVKNAGAIFVGPWAPVSLGDYCAGSNHVLPTGGCACHSSGLSVQSFLRGIHIVDYTREALADVAHHVVTLAEAEDLPAHGAAIKARFGWKVPGQ; from the coding sequence GTGATCTCTCGAATCGATCTGCGCGGCGACGCCCTCCCCGAGGGCCCCGCCCTGCGCGCCCTGCTGCCCCGTGCCGACTTCGACGTCGCGGCCGCCCTGGAGAAGGTGCGTCCCATCTGCGAAGACGTGCATCATCGCGGCGACGCGGCGCTGATCGAGTACGCGGAGAAATTCGACGGAGTGCGGCTCGACCAGGTCCGGGTTCCCGCCTCCGCCCTCAAGGAGGCCCTGGCCGGTCTCGACCCCGTCGTGCGCGAGGCGCTGGAGGAGTCGATCCGCCGCGCCCGCACCGTCCACCGCGAGCAGCGCCGCGCCCCGCACACCGTGCAGGTCGTCCCCGGCGGCAAGGTCACCGAGAAGTGGGTCCCGGTCGAGCGCGTCGGGCTCTACGCCCCCGGCGGCCGGTCCGTCTACCCCTCCTCCGTGATCATGAACGCGGTCCCGGCGCAGGAGGCGGGCGTCGCGTCGATGGCGCTCGCGTCCCCGCCGCAGGCCGACTTCGGCGGCCTCCCGCACCCGACGATCCTCGCCGCCTGCGCGCTGCTCGGCATCGACGAGGTGTACGCGGTCGGCGGGGCCCAGGCCGTCGCGATGTTCGCCTACGGCACCGAGACCTGCGCCCCCGCGAACATGGTCACGGGGCCGGGCAACATCTGGGTCGCCGCCGCCAAGCGGTACTTCACCGGACGCATCGGCATCGACACCGAGGCGGGCCCGACCGAGATCGCGGTCCTCGCCGACGACACCGCCGACCCGGCGCACGTCGCGTCCGACCTGATCAGCCAGGCCGAGCACGACCCGCTCGCGGCCGCGGTCCTCGTCACGGACTCCGTGGCGCTCGCGGACGCGGTCGAGAAGGAGCTTGCGCCGCAGGTCGCCGCGACCAAGCACGTCGAGGACCGGATCGTCCCGGCGCTGAGCGGTCGCCAGTCCGCGATCGTCCTGGTCGACGGCCTGGCGGAGGGCCTGCGGGTCGTCGACGCGTACGGCGCCGAGCACCTGGAGATCCAGACCGCCGACGCCGCCGCCGTCGCGGACCGCGTCAAGAACGCGGGCGCGATCTTCGTCGGTCCCTGGGCGCCCGTCTCCCTCGGCGACTACTGCGCGGGTTCCAACCACGTCCTGCCGACCGGCGGCTGCGCCTGCCACTCCTCGGGGCTGTCCGTCCAGTCCTTCCTGCGCGGCATCCACATCGTCGACTACACGCGCGAGGCCCTCGCGGACGTCGCGCACCACGTGGTGACGCTCGCCGAGGCGGAGGACCTGCCCGCCCACGGCGCGGCGATCAAGGCGAGGTTCGGATGGAAGGTGCCGGGCCAGTGA
- the ybaK gene encoding Cys-tRNA(Pro) deacylase, whose translation MAKKQKKQAAGTPATVALTAVGTAFTVHAYEHDPAHPSYGEEAAEAMGVSPDRVFKTLVAEVDGELTVAVVPVAGTLDLKALAAAVSGKRAVMADPAAAERTTGYVRGGISPLGQRKRLRTVLDDSASAHATICVSAGRRGLEVELAPGDLAELTGAVLAPIGRA comes from the coding sequence TTGGCGAAGAAGCAGAAGAAACAGGCGGCCGGCACCCCGGCGACGGTGGCGCTCACCGCGGTCGGCACCGCCTTCACGGTCCACGCCTACGAGCACGACCCCGCCCATCCCTCGTACGGCGAGGAGGCCGCCGAGGCGATGGGTGTCTCCCCCGACCGGGTCTTCAAGACGCTCGTCGCCGAGGTCGACGGCGAACTGACCGTCGCCGTCGTCCCCGTCGCGGGCACCCTGGACCTGAAGGCGCTGGCCGCCGCGGTGTCCGGCAAGCGCGCGGTGATGGCCGATCCGGCGGCCGCGGAGCGCACGACGGGCTATGTGCGCGGCGGCATCTCCCCGCTCGGCCAGCGCAAGAGGCTGCGCACGGTCCTGGACGACTCGGCGTCGGCGCACGCCACGATCTGCGTCTCGGCGGGCCGCAGGGGGCTGGAGGTCGAGCTGGCGCCGGGCGACCTGGCGGAACTCACGGGAGCGGTGCTGGCGCCGATCGGCAGGGCCTGA
- the hisH gene encoding imidazole glycerol phosphate synthase subunit HisH, with amino-acid sequence MSTPKKVVVFDYGFGNVRSAERALARAGADVEITRDYDKAMNADGLLVPGVGAFAACMKGLKEARGDWIIGRRLSGGRPVMGICVGMQILFARGIEHGVETEGLDEWPGAVEPLKAEIVPHMGWNTVQASAGSTLFKDLDDDARFYFVHSYAVHHWSLEVANPAMRAPHVTWSTHGEPFVAAVENGALCATQFHPEKSGDAGAQLLTNWIGTL; translated from the coding sequence ATGAGCACTCCCAAGAAGGTCGTCGTCTTCGACTACGGCTTCGGCAACGTCCGCTCCGCCGAGCGCGCCCTCGCGCGCGCGGGAGCCGACGTGGAGATAACGCGCGACTACGACAAGGCGATGAACGCCGACGGCCTCCTCGTGCCCGGCGTCGGCGCGTTCGCCGCCTGCATGAAGGGCCTCAAGGAAGCGCGCGGCGACTGGATCATCGGGCGCCGCCTCTCCGGGGGCCGCCCGGTGATGGGCATCTGCGTGGGCATGCAGATCCTCTTCGCGCGCGGCATCGAGCACGGCGTGGAGACCGAGGGCCTGGACGAGTGGCCCGGCGCGGTCGAGCCGCTGAAGGCCGAGATCGTCCCGCACATGGGCTGGAACACCGTCCAGGCGTCGGCCGGCTCCACGCTCTTCAAGGACCTGGACGACGACGCCCGCTTCTACTTCGTGCACTCCTACGCCGTGCACCACTGGTCCCTCGAAGTCGCGAACCCGGCGATGCGCGCCCCGCACGTCACCTGGTCCACGCACGGCGAGCCCTTCGTGGCGGCCGTCGAGAACGGCGCCCTGTGCGCCACGCAGTTCCACCCCGAGAAGTCCGGCGACGCCGGCGCCCAGCTCCTCACCAACTGGATCGGAACCCTGTGA
- a CDS encoding ABC transporter ATP-binding protein produces the protein MSTRPAPAVRQGLRQEHGIDAVCAVGDLVKTYPAARGRRGRPATPEVRATDGISLTVRRGEIFGLLGPNGAGKSTLVRQLTGLMRPDSGTVDILGHDIVRHPERAARILAYLGQESTALDELTVSLAVETTGRLRGLDVHRARAERDAVLEELGLTPLASRPLKKLSGGQRRLACFATALVGERPLLVLDEPTTGMDPVARRAVWAAIDRRRAERGTTVLLVTHNVIEAETVLDRVAVLDRGKVIACDSPAGLKEQVADEVRVELVWRERAPLGVPEVAALRSFAVESGRRWSLRLAPEEARAAVAAVTGGSAFAALDDFTVATPSLEDVYLALGGSGRGLVKA, from the coding sequence GTGAGTACGCGCCCCGCACCGGCAGTCCGACAGGGACTCCGTCAGGAACACGGCATCGACGCCGTCTGCGCGGTGGGCGACCTGGTCAAGACCTACCCCGCCGCCCGAGGCAGGCGAGGCAGGCCCGCGACGCCCGAGGTCCGCGCCACCGACGGCATCTCCCTGACGGTCCGGCGCGGGGAGATCTTCGGTCTGCTCGGGCCCAACGGCGCAGGCAAGTCCACCCTCGTACGCCAGCTGACCGGGCTGATGCGGCCCGACAGCGGCACGGTCGACATCCTCGGCCACGACATCGTGCGCCACCCCGAGCGGGCGGCGCGGATCCTCGCCTACCTCGGGCAGGAGTCCACGGCGCTCGACGAGCTGACCGTGTCACTGGCCGTCGAGACCACCGGGCGACTGCGGGGACTCGACGTGCACCGGGCGCGGGCCGAGCGGGACGCGGTCCTCGAAGAGCTGGGGCTCACCCCGCTGGCCTCGCGGCCGCTGAAGAAGCTTTCCGGCGGGCAGCGGCGGCTCGCCTGCTTCGCCACCGCGTTGGTGGGGGAGCGGCCGCTGCTCGTCCTGGACGAACCGACCACCGGCATGGACCCCGTCGCGCGCCGTGCCGTGTGGGCGGCGATCGACCGGCGTCGGGCCGAGCGCGGGACGACCGTGCTGCTCGTCACGCACAACGTCATCGAGGCGGAGACCGTGCTGGACCGGGTCGCCGTACTCGACCGGGGCAAGGTCATCGCCTGTGACAGTCCGGCCGGGCTCAAGGAGCAGGTCGCCGACGAGGTACGGGTGGAGCTGGTGTGGCGGGAGCGCGCGCCGCTCGGCGTCCCCGAGGTGGCCGCGCTCCGCTCCTTCGCCGTCGAGTCGGGACGGCGGTGGTCCCTGCGGCTCGCGCCCGAGGAGGCCCGGGCCGCTGTCGCGGCGGTCACCGGCGGGAGCGCCTTCGCCGCGCTGGACGACTTCACTGTGGCCACGCCCAGTCTTGAGGACGTCTATCTCGCGTTGGGCGGGAGCGGGCGAGGGTTGGTGAAGGCGTGA
- a CDS encoding LON peptidase substrate-binding domain-containing protein, with translation MPVVTTRLPLFPLNSVLFPGLVLPLNVFEERYRAMMRDLLKTPEEEQRQFAVVAIRDGLEVAPSAPGLPDQTAAPEHGPAAGFGDDPLKAFHTVGCVADAATIRERADGGFEVLATGTTRVRIHSVDASGAFLTAEVEEVPEEPGEGAGTLAEGVLRAFRAYQKRLAGARERSLTTGAELPDEPSVVSYLVAAAAVLDTPTKQRLLEAPDTAARLRDELKLLRAETAIIRNLPSLPATELTRGTTSLN, from the coding sequence TTGCCGGTCGTGACCACCCGGCTTCCGCTCTTTCCGCTCAACTCGGTGCTGTTCCCCGGCCTCGTCCTGCCGCTGAACGTCTTCGAGGAGCGATATCGCGCCATGATGCGCGACCTGCTCAAGACCCCCGAGGAGGAGCAGCGCCAGTTCGCCGTCGTCGCCATCCGCGACGGCCTGGAGGTGGCGCCCAGCGCTCCCGGCCTCCCCGACCAGACGGCGGCGCCCGAGCACGGGCCCGCCGCGGGCTTCGGCGACGATCCGCTCAAGGCTTTCCACACCGTGGGCTGCGTGGCGGACGCGGCGACGATCAGGGAGCGCGCCGACGGCGGCTTCGAGGTGCTCGCCACCGGCACGACGCGGGTGCGGATCCACTCGGTCGACGCCTCGGGCGCGTTCCTCACCGCGGAGGTCGAGGAGGTGCCGGAGGAGCCGGGCGAGGGGGCGGGCACGCTCGCGGAGGGCGTCCTGCGCGCCTTCCGCGCCTACCAGAAGCGGCTGGCCGGAGCGCGGGAGCGTTCACTGACGACGGGGGCCGAGCTGCCGGACGAGCCGTCCGTGGTGTCGTACCTGGTCGCCGCGGCGGCCGTCCTCGACACCCCGACCAAGCAGCGGCTCCTGGAGGCGCCGGACACCGCGGCACGGCTGCGGGACGAGCTGAAACTGCTGCGCGCGGAGACCGCGATCATCCGTAATCTGCCCTCGCTGCCCGCGACGGAACTGACGCGCGGGACGACCAGCCTCAACTGA
- the hisB gene encoding imidazoleglycerol-phosphate dehydratase HisB: MSRVGRVERTTKETSVVVEIDLDGSGKVDVSTGVGFYDHMLDQLGRHGLFDLTVKTEGDLHIDSHHTIEDTALALGAAFKQALGDKVGIYRFGNCTVPLDESLAQVTVDLSGRPYLVHTEPEKMAPMIGEYDTTMTRHILESFVAQAQIALHVHVPYGRNAHHIVECQFKALARALRYASERDPRAAGILPSTKGAL; this comes from the coding sequence ATGAGCCGCGTAGGACGGGTCGAACGGACCACCAAGGAGACTTCCGTCGTCGTTGAGATCGATCTCGACGGCAGCGGCAAGGTCGACGTGTCGACCGGGGTCGGCTTCTACGACCACATGCTCGACCAGCTCGGCCGCCACGGCCTGTTCGACCTCACGGTCAAGACCGAGGGCGACCTGCACATCGACTCCCACCACACCATCGAGGACACCGCGCTCGCGCTCGGCGCCGCCTTCAAGCAGGCCCTCGGCGACAAGGTGGGCATCTACCGCTTCGGCAACTGCACGGTCCCGCTGGACGAGTCGCTGGCCCAGGTGACGGTCGACCTGAGCGGCCGCCCGTACCTCGTGCACACCGAGCCCGAGAAGATGGCGCCGATGATCGGCGAGTACGACACGACGATGACCCGGCACATCCTGGAGTCCTTCGTCGCCCAGGCGCAGATCGCCCTGCACGTCCACGTGCCCTACGGCCGCAACGCCCACCACATCGTGGAGTGCCAGTTCAAGGCCCTGGCCCGCGCCCTGCGGTACGCCTCCGAGCGCGACCCGCGCGCGGCGGGCATCCTTCCCTCCACGAAGGGCGCGCTGTAA
- a CDS encoding ABC transporter permease has product MSAVPLEAAVRADSAHAEQGVEGPAALGPRARLFPALSAVYRAQLSRARVARIPLLFVATFQSVGIMILMRGVVDGGGEARAVVAGSSVLVVAFVALNLLAQYFGQLRADGGLDHYATLPVPPAAVVLGAAAAYASFTVPGTLVTAIVGCGLFGLPLTHLWVLAAVIPLAGAALAGLGAALGLLAPRPELATLLGQMGMSAALLLGVLPAERMPTLLQYARDLLPSTYGVEAFARTFGPNPDWAVVALDLAVCAGVGVASLAVATWAYRRAAVR; this is encoded by the coding sequence GTGAGCGCGGTTCCTTTGGAAGCTGCCGTGCGGGCCGACAGCGCGCACGCGGAGCAGGGCGTCGAGGGCCCCGCGGCGCTCGGCCCACGGGCCCGGCTGTTCCCGGCGCTCTCCGCCGTCTACCGCGCCCAGCTCTCCCGCGCGCGGGTCGCGCGGATACCGCTGCTCTTCGTGGCGACCTTCCAGTCCGTCGGCATCATGATCCTGATGCGCGGCGTCGTGGACGGCGGCGGCGAGGCCCGTGCCGTCGTGGCCGGGTCCTCCGTGCTCGTCGTCGCGTTCGTCGCGCTCAACCTGCTCGCGCAGTACTTCGGGCAGCTCCGCGCCGACGGCGGGCTCGACCACTACGCCACGCTGCCCGTGCCGCCCGCCGCCGTGGTGCTGGGCGCCGCGGCCGCGTACGCCTCCTTCACGGTCCCCGGCACCCTCGTCACGGCGATCGTCGGCTGCGGGCTCTTCGGCCTGCCGCTCACGCACCTGTGGGTGCTCGCCGCGGTGATCCCGCTCGCGGGGGCCGCCCTCGCGGGGCTCGGCGCCGCGCTCGGTCTGCTCGCGCCCCGGCCCGAACTGGCCACGCTGCTCGGCCAGATGGGCATGTCCGCGGCGCTGCTCCTCGGCGTGCTCCCGGCCGAGCGGATGCCGACACTGCTTCAGTACGCGCGAGACCTGCTGCCTTCCACGTACGGCGTGGAGGCCTTCGCCCGTACGTTCGGGCCGAACCCCGACTGGGCCGTCGTCGCCCTCGATCTGGCGGTCTGCGCGGGGGTCGGTGTCGCCTCGCTCGCCGTGGCCACCTGGGCGTACCGCCGGGCCGCCGTCCGCTGA
- a CDS encoding DUF2567 domain-containing protein, translating into MTAPLTPSQPPHDRPASDPWQAPAQPWGAMPPHGHEEDGPGMKKELLQAAAILVVVALSGLVLGALWLGFAPRIPLISDGEAVYLKDTEGEQAIGVDGTFTLFALGFGLVSGVAAFLVRRSGGVPMVVALALGSLLGALLAWKAGALFGPDTDVVAHAKAVGKGVVFNAPVELKAKGTLLAWPVAALAVHLGLTGLFGPRDPEPYAVPYEERVP; encoded by the coding sequence GTGACCGCACCGCTGACTCCCTCCCAACCGCCGCACGACCGACCCGCGAGCGACCCCTGGCAGGCACCCGCGCAGCCGTGGGGGGCGATGCCTCCTCACGGCCACGAGGAGGATGGGCCCGGCATGAAGAAGGAACTGCTGCAAGCCGCAGCGATCTTGGTCGTGGTGGCTCTCAGCGGCTTGGTGCTCGGTGCGCTGTGGCTCGGGTTCGCGCCGCGCATCCCGCTCATCTCGGACGGCGAGGCGGTGTACCTCAAGGACACCGAGGGCGAGCAGGCGATCGGTGTCGACGGAACGTTCACTCTGTTCGCGCTCGGCTTCGGACTCGTCAGCGGCGTGGCCGCCTTCCTGGTGCGCAGGAGCGGGGGCGTCCCGATGGTGGTGGCCCTCGCGCTGGGCAGCCTGCTGGGTGCCCTGCTGGCCTGGAAGGCCGGGGCCCTGTTCGGCCCCGACACGGACGTCGTCGCGCACGCCAAGGCCGTCGGCAAGGGCGTGGTCTTCAACGCCCCCGTGGAACTCAAGGCCAAGGGCACGCTCCTCGCCTGGCCGGTGGCCGCGCTGGCCGTCCACCTCGGCCTCACCGGGCTGTTCGGGCCGCGGGACCCGGAGCCGTACGCGGTGCCCTACGAGGAGCGGGTCCCCTGA